The proteins below come from a single Streptomyces sp. SCSIO 75703 genomic window:
- a CDS encoding nitrate- and nitrite sensing domain-containing protein produces the protein MQGRFKRDGSASAEPEPHGGTGPKAVGSSPQHAQNQGQGQSGDGGERPGRPGKAGPSSPGGSAPGGETPKAPPGPGPRIALRNWRISTRLVSLLALPVVAATTLGGLRISQSMDDIQQLDNMKLLTEMTKQATELAAALQEERDQSAGPLAHGSTASAISVKGDREKTDRALKNFLDSSEDIDAASKDGNLVGVRDSLVGLASDLNDLNKIRSTAYQAKDNSTQTVEAYHRLITHLLDLSQDMAEATSNPEMIQRTRALSAFSSAKEYASVQRAVIAAALPASNTTRGKLVENDRLYAESALQSQKSEIRTFTSIYGDGAEELLKPISQGNPTIEASDTYAGRALGSADGLAGLDKRSYQDWLDDSSTKIQQMKNIEHTLLEDMEQKARELRSASEREAIISGAVILIVLGVSLVGAFVVARSMIRSLRRLEETATKVAQDRLPELVKQLSETDPQDVDTSVESVGVHSRDEIGRVAAAFDDVHREAVRLAAEQALLRGNVNAMFTNLSRRSQGLIQRQLSLISELESREADPDQLSSLFKLDHLATRMRRNGENLLVLAGEEPGRRWTRPVPLVDVLRAAASEVEQYERIELTSVPTTEVAGRVVNDLVHLLAELLENATSFSSPQTKVKVTGHALPDGRVLIEIHDTGIGLSPEDLAAINERLAAPPTVDVSVSRRMGLFVVGRLSQRHGIRIQLRPSDSGGTTALVMLPVDVAQGGRKPQPKQGQPAMGGGGPAAAQAAAGAAAARRGGGQGGGGQGGGALGGGGGFGGGPLGTGQNPRAALPGRDAGERSGAPGGMRGPQSPTPPQQGRPAPAGGAQGGQDMFGGSHGAVPPQRGTGRDAGPADTGQGRRPQLPPRGGPRAELPGGTPQPRVPSWSDENAQPPAGRASLDAPRGHEEPGARAPHHDARQAPDSTARMPAVTGFGDGQGPGATAEFARPDFDAPAPGTPQHTGQFTQPGADPYGRPGGGGPRDDQFSRGEAAPQQHTGSFVRPDVFGGPTGPAASPDPAAPGPFGGPSSFGNGSGARHGLPARQEPPAGGGFPRPQGGGAPGAVPQRPASQEPAAPQRPADGWALPPAPGPGDGRTPLYDTLETNWFHGERRARAQDAPSAEPAAQPQTPAAPEQPAPSTWRSSPNDDLVRQAERVRQPAAGGVTTSGLPRRVPRANLVPGTAQQQSHQSGPQVSRSPDEVRGRLTNLRRGIAQGRQAGTNQTGSHPRPTHQQER, from the coding sequence GTGCAGGGACGTTTCAAGAGGGATGGCAGCGCTTCGGCGGAGCCGGAGCCGCACGGCGGGACCGGCCCCAAGGCCGTCGGCTCCTCGCCCCAGCACGCCCAGAACCAGGGCCAGGGACAGTCCGGCGACGGCGGGGAGCGGCCGGGACGGCCCGGCAAGGCGGGTCCGTCCTCCCCCGGCGGCTCGGCACCGGGCGGCGAGACGCCCAAGGCCCCGCCCGGCCCCGGACCGCGGATAGCCCTGCGCAACTGGCGCATCTCGACCCGCCTGGTCTCGCTCCTCGCGCTGCCCGTGGTCGCCGCCACCACGCTGGGCGGACTGCGCATCAGCCAGTCCATGGACGACATCCAGCAGCTCGACAACATGAAGCTGCTGACCGAGATGACCAAGCAGGCCACCGAACTGGCCGCCGCGCTCCAGGAGGAGCGCGACCAGTCCGCCGGCCCGCTCGCGCACGGCTCGACCGCCAGCGCGATCTCGGTGAAGGGCGACCGGGAGAAGACCGACCGGGCCCTGAAGAACTTCCTGGACAGCTCCGAGGACATCGACGCCGCCTCCAAGGACGGCAACCTGGTCGGTGTCCGCGACAGCCTCGTCGGCCTCGCCAGCGACCTGAACGACCTCAACAAGATCCGCAGCACCGCCTACCAGGCCAAGGACAACTCGACCCAGACCGTCGAGGCCTACCACCGCCTGATCACCCACCTGCTCGACCTCTCGCAGGACATGGCGGAGGCCACCAGCAACCCCGAGATGATCCAGCGCACCCGCGCCCTGTCGGCCTTCTCCTCGGCCAAGGAGTACGCCTCGGTGCAGCGGGCGGTCATCGCGGCGGCGCTGCCGGCCAGCAACACCACCCGCGGCAAGCTGGTCGAGAACGACCGCCTGTACGCCGAGTCGGCGCTGCAGAGCCAGAAGTCCGAGATCCGCACCTTCACCAGCATCTACGGCGACGGTGCCGAGGAACTCCTCAAGCCCATCTCGCAGGGCAACCCGACCATCGAGGCCAGCGACACCTACGCGGGCCGCGCGCTCGGCAGCGCCGACGGCCTGGCCGGTCTGGACAAGCGCTCGTACCAGGACTGGCTGGACGACAGCTCCACCAAGATCCAGCAGATGAAGAACATCGAGCACACGCTGCTCGAGGACATGGAGCAGAAGGCCCGCGAGCTGCGCAGCGCCTCCGAGCGCGAGGCCATCATCTCCGGTGCGGTGATCCTCATCGTGCTCGGCGTCTCGCTGGTCGGCGCCTTCGTCGTGGCCCGCTCCATGATCCGCTCGCTGCGCCGCCTGGAGGAGACGGCGACCAAGGTCGCCCAGGACCGTCTGCCCGAGCTGGTCAAGCAGCTCTCGGAGACGGACCCGCAGGACGTGGACACCTCCGTGGAGTCCGTCGGCGTGCACTCCCGGGACGAGATCGGCCGGGTGGCCGCGGCCTTCGACGACGTGCACCGCGAGGCGGTCCGCCTCGCCGCCGAGCAGGCGCTGCTGCGGGGCAACGTCAACGCGATGTTCACCAACCTCTCGCGCCGCTCCCAGGGCCTCATCCAGCGCCAGCTCTCGCTCATCTCCGAACTGGAGTCGCGCGAGGCCGACCCGGACCAGCTCTCCTCGCTCTTCAAGCTCGACCACCTCGCCACCCGCATGCGCCGCAACGGCGAGAACCTCCTCGTCCTCGCCGGCGAGGAGCCCGGCCGCCGCTGGACCCGCCCGGTCCCGCTGGTCGACGTGCTGCGCGCCGCCGCCTCCGAGGTGGAGCAGTACGAGCGCATCGAACTGACCTCCGTGCCCACCACAGAGGTGGCGGGCCGGGTCGTCAACGACCTCGTGCACCTGCTCGCCGAGCTGCTGGAGAACGCGACGTCGTTCTCCTCCCCGCAGACCAAGGTCAAGGTCACCGGTCACGCCCTGCCCGACGGCCGGGTGCTGATCGAGATCCACGACACCGGCATCGGCCTCTCCCCCGAGGACCTGGCCGCGATCAACGAGCGCCTGGCGGCGCCGCCCACGGTGGACGTCTCCGTCTCCCGCCGCATGGGCCTCTTCGTGGTCGGCCGCCTCTCGCAGCGCCACGGCATCCGCATCCAGCTGCGCCCCTCCGACTCCGGCGGCACGACCGCGCTGGTCATGCTCCCCGTCGACGTGGCCCAGGGCGGTCGCAAGCCGCAGCCCAAGCAGGGCCAGCCCGCCATGGGCGGCGGCGGTCCGGCCGCCGCGCAGGCGGCGGCGGGCGCCGCGGCGGCCCGCCGGGGCGGCGGCCAGGGCGGCGGCGGCCAGGGCGGCGGCGCCCTCGGCGGTGGCGGCGGCTTCGGCGGCGGTCCCCTCGGCACCGGCCAGAACCCGCGCGCCGCGCTGCCCGGACGGGACGCGGGCGAACGGTCCGGCGCCCCGGGCGGGATGCGCGGACCCCAGTCCCCGACGCCTCCGCAGCAGGGCCGTCCGGCCCCCGCGGGCGGCGCGCAGGGCGGCCAGGACATGTTCGGCGGCAGCCACGGCGCGGTGCCCCCGCAGCGCGGCACCGGCCGCGACGCCGGCCCCGCCGACACCGGCCAGGGCCGCCGTCCCCAGCTCCCGCCGCGCGGGGGTCCCCGGGCCGAGCTGCCCGGCGGCACGCCGCAGCCCCGCGTGCCGAGCTGGAGCGACGAGAACGCGCAGCCGCCGGCGGGCCGCGCCTCGCTGGACGCCCCGCGCGGCCACGAGGAGCCGGGCGCCCGCGCCCCGCACCACGACGCCCGGCAGGCTCCGGACTCGACCGCGCGGATGCCGGCCGTGACCGGCTTCGGCGACGGCCAGGGACCGGGCGCCACGGCCGAGTTCGCCCGTCCCGACTTCGACGCCCCGGCGCCGGGGACCCCGCAGCACACGGGCCAGTTCACCCAGCCGGGCGCCGACCCGTACGGCAGGCCGGGCGGCGGCGGGCCGCGCGACGACCAGTTCTCGCGGGGCGAGGCCGCGCCGCAGCAGCACACCGGCTCGTTCGTCCGCCCGGACGTCTTCGGCGGCCCCACCGGCCCGGCGGCCTCCCCGGACCCGGCCGCGCCGGGCCCGTTCGGCGGCCCCTCGTCCTTCGGCAACGGCTCGGGCGCGCGCCACGGGCTGCCCGCCCGCCAGGAGCCCCCGGCCGGTGGCGGGTTCCCCCGTCCGCAGGGCGGCGGCGCCCCGGGTGCCGTGCCACAGCGCCCCGCGTCCCAGGAGCCGGCCGCCCCGCAGCGGCCGGCGGACGGCTGGGCCCTGCCGCCCGCCCCCGGGCCCGGCGACGGACGCACCCCGCTCTACGACACGCTGGAGACCAACTGGTTCCACGGGGAACGACGGGCACGGGCACAGGACGCCCCGTCCGCCGAACCGGCGGCCCAGCCCCAGACCCCGGCGGCGCCCGAGCAGCCCGCCCCCTCCACGTGGCGCAGCTCGCCGAACGACGACCTCGTACGGCAGGCGGAGCGCGTCCGGCAGCCGGCAGCCGGCGGTGTCACCACCTCCGGTCTGCCCCGCCGGGTCCCCCGGGCCAACCTCGTCCCGGGCACGGCTCAGCAGCAGTCCCACCAGAGTGGTCCTCAGGTCTCGCGCTCGCCCGACGAGGTGCGCGGCCGGCTGACCAATCTCCGTCGGGGAATCGCACAGGGCCGCCAGGCCGGCACCAACCAGACCGGCAGCCACCCGCGGCCCACTCACCAGCAGGAGCGTTAG
- the gltX gene encoding glutamate--tRNA ligase, with translation MASASGSSVRVRFCPSPTGNPHVGLVRTALFNWAFAKHHQGTLVFRIEDTDAARDSEESYGQLLDAMRWLGFDWDEGPEVGGPHPPYRQSQRMDVYADVAQRLLDSGHAYRCYCSQEELDERREAARAAGRPSGYDGHCRDLSAARVEEYVAQGREPIVRFRMPDETITFTDLVRGELTFTPENVPDYGIVRANGAPLYTLVNPVDDALMEITHVLRGEDLLSSTPRQVALYRALIELGVAKEIPAFGHLPYVMGDGNKKLSKRDPQSSLNLYRERGFLPEGLLNYLSLLGWSLSADRDVFTMDEMVAAFDISDVNPNPARFDLKKCEAINADHIRMLGAQDFAERCRPWLEAPVAPWAPEDFDETKWQAIAPHAQTRLKVLSEITDNVDFLFLAEPVFDETSWNKAMKEGSDALLRTAREKLEAADWTSPESLKEAVLAAGEAHGLKLGKAQAPVRVAVTGRTVGLPLFESLEVLGKEKALARVDAALARLAA, from the coding sequence GTGGCTAGCGCATCCGGCTCCTCCGTCCGCGTCCGTTTCTGTCCCTCGCCCACCGGTAACCCCCACGTGGGCCTGGTCCGCACCGCCCTGTTCAACTGGGCGTTCGCCAAGCACCACCAGGGCACCCTGGTCTTCCGCATCGAGGACACCGACGCGGCCCGCGACTCCGAGGAGTCCTACGGCCAGCTCCTCGACGCGATGCGCTGGCTCGGCTTCGACTGGGACGAGGGCCCCGAGGTCGGCGGCCCCCACCCGCCCTACCGCCAGTCGCAGCGCATGGACGTCTACGCCGACGTCGCGCAGCGGCTCCTGGACTCCGGCCACGCCTACCGCTGCTACTGCTCCCAGGAGGAGCTGGACGAGCGCCGCGAGGCCGCCCGCGCCGCCGGCAGGCCCTCCGGGTACGACGGCCACTGCCGCGACCTGAGCGCGGCGCGGGTGGAGGAGTACGTGGCGCAGGGCCGCGAGCCCATCGTCCGCTTCCGCATGCCGGACGAGACGATCACCTTCACCGACCTGGTCCGCGGCGAGCTGACCTTCACCCCGGAGAACGTCCCGGACTACGGCATCGTCCGCGCCAACGGGGCCCCGCTCTACACCCTGGTCAACCCGGTCGACGACGCCCTGATGGAGATCACCCACGTCCTGCGCGGCGAGGACCTGCTCTCCTCCACCCCGCGGCAGGTCGCCCTCTACCGGGCGCTGATCGAGCTGGGCGTCGCCAAGGAGATCCCCGCCTTCGGCCACCTGCCCTACGTCATGGGCGACGGCAACAAGAAGCTCTCCAAGCGCGACCCGCAGTCGAGCCTGAACCTCTACCGGGAGCGCGGCTTCCTCCCCGAGGGCCTGCTCAACTACCTGTCGTTGCTCGGCTGGTCGCTCTCGGCCGACCGGGACGTCTTCACCATGGACGAGATGGTCGCCGCCTTCGACATCTCCGACGTCAACCCCAACCCGGCCCGCTTCGACCTCAAGAAGTGCGAGGCGATCAACGCCGACCACATCCGGATGCTCGGCGCCCAAGACTTCGCCGAGCGCTGCCGCCCGTGGCTGGAGGCCCCCGTCGCCCCCTGGGCGCCCGAGGACTTCGACGAGACGAAGTGGCAGGCGATCGCGCCGCACGCGCAGACCCGCCTCAAGGTGCTCTCCGAGATCACCGACAACGTCGACTTCCTCTTCCTCGCCGAGCCGGTCTTCGACGAGACCTCCTGGAACAAGGCGATGAAGGAGGGTTCGGACGCCCTGCTGCGCACCGCGCGGGAGAAGCTGGAGGCCGCCGACTGGACCTCCCCCGAGTCCCTGAAGGAGGCCGTCCTCGCGGCCGGCGAGGCGCACGGCCTCAAGCTCGGCAAGGCCCAGGCCCCGGTCCGCGTCGCGGTCACCGGCCGCACGGTCGGCCTGCCGCTCTTCGAGTCCCTGGAGGTCCTCGGCAAGGAGAAGGCGCTGGCCCGCGTGGACGCGGCGCTGGCCCGCCTCGCTGCCTGA
- a CDS encoding DUF742 domain-containing protein, whose product MTPPTASHDPYAEPYEDEGDQPLVRPYAMTGGRTRPRYQLAIEALISTTADPAALMGLLPEHQRICHLCREVKSVAEVSALLSMPLGVARILVADLAEAGLVAIHQPGGDENNGGAPDVTLLERVLSGLRKL is encoded by the coding sequence ATGACCCCGCCCACCGCCTCTCATGATCCGTACGCGGAGCCGTACGAGGATGAGGGCGACCAACCACTGGTCCGTCCGTACGCGATGACCGGTGGCCGGACGCGGCCGCGCTATCAGCTCGCCATCGAGGCGCTGATCAGCACGACGGCCGATCCGGCAGCGCTCATGGGGCTGCTCCCCGAGCACCAGCGCATCTGCCACCTGTGCCGCGAGGTGAAGTCGGTGGCCGAGGTGTCGGCACTCCTGTCGATGCCTCTCGGTGTGGCCCGGATTCTCGTCGCGGACCTCGCGGAGGCCGGGCTCGTCGCCATCCACCAGCCGGGCGGCGACGAGAACAACGGCGGTGCGCCGGACGTGACACTGCTCGAAAGGGTGCTCAGTGGACTTCGCAAGCTCTGA
- a CDS encoding ATP/GTP-binding protein, whose protein sequence is MDFASSDGGRATTSAKIVVAGGFGVGKTTFVGAVSEINPLRTEAVMTSASAGIDDLTHAGDKTTTTVAMDFGRITLDQDLILYLFGTPGQDRFWFMWDDLVRGAIGAVVLVDTRRLADCFPAVDYFENSGLPFVVALNGFDGQQPYNPDEVREALQIGPDTPIITTDARHRADAKSALITLVEHALMARLR, encoded by the coding sequence GTGGACTTCGCAAGCTCTGACGGAGGTCGGGCGACGACCTCCGCGAAGATCGTGGTGGCCGGTGGTTTCGGCGTGGGCAAAACCACGTTCGTCGGCGCCGTCTCCGAGATCAACCCCCTGCGCACGGAGGCCGTGATGACCTCCGCCAGCGCCGGGATCGACGACCTCACCCACGCCGGCGACAAGACGACCACGACGGTCGCCATGGACTTCGGCCGCATCACGCTCGACCAGGACCTGATCCTCTACCTCTTCGGCACCCCGGGCCAGGACCGCTTCTGGTTCATGTGGGACGACCTGGTCCGCGGCGCCATCGGCGCCGTGGTCCTCGTCGACACGAGGAGGCTCGCCGACTGCTTCCCCGCGGTCGACTACTTCGAGAACTCCGGCCTGCCCTTCGTGGTCGCGCTCAACGGCTTCGACGGCCAGCAGCCGTACAACCCCGACGAGGTCCGCGAGGCCCTGCAGATCGGCCCCGACACCCCGATCATCACGACCGACGCCCGCCACCGTGCCGACGCCAAGAGCGCGTTGATCACCCTGGTGGAGCACGCGCTCATGGCCCGGCTGCGGTAG
- a CDS encoding HAD family hydrolase, with product MGITAVVWDVDDTLFDYTTADREGLSAHLAAEGVLGRYGSAHEALARWREITDRQWARFAAGETDFETQRRDRTRVFLERDLTDAEADDWFRRYLVHYEAAWALFPDVLPVLDALAGSHRHAVLSNSSLTVQDRKLRVLGVHDRFETILCAAELGVSKPDAAAFLAACDALGLAPHEVAYVGDHPEIDGRGAADAGLLSVWIDRGGPYAALEPPSGPRRIASLSELPALLGADTRFGAPSTFG from the coding sequence ATGGGGATCACAGCCGTCGTCTGGGACGTCGACGACACGCTCTTCGACTACACCACCGCCGACCGCGAGGGTCTCAGCGCCCACCTGGCGGCCGAGGGCGTCCTCGGCCGGTACGGGTCCGCCCACGAGGCCCTCGCCCGCTGGCGGGAGATCACCGACCGCCAGTGGGCCCGCTTCGCCGCCGGCGAGACCGACTTCGAGACCCAGCGCCGCGACCGCACCCGCGTCTTCCTGGAGCGGGACCTGACCGACGCCGAGGCCGACGACTGGTTCCGCCGCTACCTCGTCCACTACGAGGCCGCCTGGGCCCTCTTCCCGGACGTGCTGCCCGTCCTGGACGCCCTGGCCGGCAGCCACCGCCACGCCGTCCTCTCCAATTCCAGCCTCACCGTCCAGGACCGCAAGCTGCGCGTCCTGGGCGTGCACGACCGCTTCGAGACCATCCTGTGCGCCGCCGAACTGGGCGTCTCCAAGCCGGACGCCGCGGCCTTCCTGGCCGCCTGCGACGCCCTCGGCCTCGCCCCGCACGAGGTCGCCTACGTCGGCGACCACCCGGAGATCGACGGGCGCGGCGCCGCCGACGCCGGGCTGCTGTCGGTGTGGATCGACCGGGGCGGTCCGTACGCCGCCCTCGAACCGCCGTCCGGGCCGCGCCGTATCGCCTCCCTGTCCGAACTCCCCGCGCTCCTCGGCGCCGATACTCGTTTTGGAGCCCCGTCCACCTTCGGGTAA
- a CDS encoding fumarylacetoacetate hydrolase family protein — protein sequence MRIARFSIDGNVAFGAVEGDQPDELVLDIIKGIPFADFELSGTKVPLGKVRLLPPVLPSKVVAFGRNYAEHARELGNEVPDAPFAFFKPSTSVVGPGDEIRHPSFSEELHHEAELAVVIGRMCREVPRDRVKDVILGYTCANDITARDVQRREKQWARAKGFDTACPLGPWVETDLDPGDLTIQLTVNGEQRQLGRTGEMIHSVEDLVVNISEAMTLLPGDVILTGTPAGVGPLHVGDEVAVTIEGIGTLTNKVVKRG from the coding sequence GTGCGCATCGCCAGGTTCTCCATCGACGGGAACGTCGCCTTCGGCGCGGTCGAGGGCGACCAGCCGGACGAGCTCGTGCTCGACATCATCAAGGGCATCCCCTTCGCGGACTTCGAGCTCTCCGGCACCAAGGTGCCGCTGGGCAAGGTGCGCCTGCTGCCCCCGGTGCTGCCCAGCAAGGTCGTGGCCTTCGGCCGCAACTACGCCGAGCACGCCCGCGAACTCGGCAACGAGGTGCCCGACGCCCCGTTCGCCTTCTTCAAGCCCTCCACCTCGGTCGTCGGCCCCGGCGACGAGATCCGCCACCCCTCCTTCTCCGAGGAACTCCACCACGAGGCCGAGCTGGCCGTCGTGATCGGCCGCATGTGCCGCGAGGTCCCGCGCGACCGCGTCAAGGACGTGATCCTCGGCTACACCTGCGCCAACGACATCACCGCCCGGGACGTCCAGCGGCGCGAGAAGCAGTGGGCCCGCGCGAAGGGCTTCGACACCGCCTGCCCGCTCGGCCCCTGGGTGGAGACCGACCTCGACCCCGGCGACCTGACGATCCAGCTCACCGTCAACGGCGAGCAGCGCCAGCTCGGCCGCACCGGCGAGATGATCCACTCCGTCGAGGACCTGGTCGTCAACATCTCCGAGGCGATGACGCTGCTGCCCGGTGACGTGATCCTCACGGGCACCCCGGCCGGCGTCGGCCCCCTCCACGTCGGCGACGAAGTCGCCGTCACCATCGAAGGCATCGGCACTCTCACCAACAAGGTTGTCAAGCGTGGCTAG
- a CDS encoding roadblock/LC7 domain-containing protein, whose amino-acid sequence MSQAAQNLNWLITNFVDNTPGVSHTVVVSADGLLLAMSEGFPRDRADQLAAVASGLTSLTAGASRIFEGGDVSQTVVEMERGFLFLMSVSDGSSLAVLAHPECDIGLVGYEMALLVDRAGAVLTPDLRAELQGSLLH is encoded by the coding sequence ATGAGCCAGGCGGCACAGAACCTCAACTGGTTGATCACGAATTTCGTGGACAACACCCCGGGGGTGTCCCACACCGTCGTCGTGTCGGCCGACGGACTCCTTCTGGCGATGTCGGAAGGCTTTCCACGCGACCGCGCCGATCAGCTCGCGGCGGTCGCCTCGGGACTCACCTCGCTGACCGCGGGGGCCTCCCGGATCTTCGAAGGCGGCGACGTCTCCCAGACGGTCGTGGAGATGGAGCGGGGGTTCCTCTTCCTCATGTCCGTCTCGGACGGCTCGTCCCTGGCCGTGCTCGCCCACCCCGAGTGCGACATCGGTCTGGTCGGCTACGAGATGGCGCTTCTGGTCGACCGTGCCGGCGCGGTCCTCACACCCGACCTGCGCGCCGAACTACAGGGCAGTCTGCTCCACTGA